One window of the Podospora pseudocomata strain CBS 415.72m chromosome 7, whole genome shotgun sequence genome contains the following:
- a CDS encoding hypothetical protein (EggNog:ENOG503PYPJ): MSGRSAANMTRLFVSVLALFLASTLANKISTPRRAGCSSFTTRYSTVTEHFPTATITQTDDGHSPPTTMEMTSLPDSCTFTGTQTFYSSSGCDLTCSTGFCIIDAAATRSCGCSKVEIETVTTTVCPTRTPCYQCYTGWGTFFYDLPCPTSVPVPTGYGV; the protein is encoded by the exons ATGTCTGGTCGTTCCG CAGCTAACATGACCCGCCTTTTTGTCTCTGTACTTGCACTCTTTCTCGCCAG CACCCTCGCAAATAAAATCTCCACACCACGCAGGGCCGGCTGCTCCTCATTCACCACCCGCTACAGCACCGTAACCGAGCACTTcccaaccgccaccatcacccaaaCAGACGACGGACACTCTCCGCCAACCACAATGGAGATGACCAGCCTACCTGACTCCTGCACATTCACCGGCACCCAGACTTTTTACTCCAGCAGCGGGTGCGATCTAACCTGCTCGACTGGCTTTTGTATCATTGATG CTGCCGCCACCAGGTCATGCGGCTGTTCGAAGGTCGAGATTGAAACAGTGACGACGACGGTGTGCCCGACCAGGACGCCTTGCTATCAGTGTTATACCGGGTGGGGGACGTTCTTTTATGATTTGCCTTGTCCTACTTCTGTGCCGGTGCCTACTGGCTATGGGGTGTAA
- a CDS encoding hypothetical protein (EggNog:ENOG502T2KK), translating to MKASFSSVLAALAAFNTAFALPTEASASNVAKAGLPEGLPDGIYIEKLADDGSVAFERVADVNITAPAEVASLHKRQGSFGPHCDYNRAGWLDSNNRQNAINALANGCGDGWFFNSPRAWSSVNGAVAYGCNYQGDRGTTCRRNEIHNFLGQTTSHCGTTTPGWFSFGQGTVSYGYTLPNVGFC from the exons ATGAAGGCCTCATTCTCCTCTGTTCTTGCCGCCTTGGCCGCTTTCAACACTGCCTTCGCTCTCCCCACCGAGGCCAGTGCCAGTAACGTGGCTAAGGCTGGGTTGCCTGAGGGACTTCCAGATGGTATCTACATCGAAAAGCTGGCCGATGATGGATCAGTCGCCTTTGAGCGTGTCGCAGATGTGAACATCACCGCGCCTGCCGAAGTGGCCTCGCTGCACAAACGCCAGGGCAGTTTTGGCCCTCACTGCGACTACAACCGAGCCGGATGGCTTGATTCCAATAACCGCCAGAACGCTATCAACGCGCTCGCCAACGGTTGTGGCGACGGTTGGTTTTTCAACTCACCGAGGGCTTGGTCGA GCGTGAATGGTGCCGTTGCATATGGCTGCAACTACCAGGGAGACAGAGGAACGACCTGCCGCCGCAATGAGATCCACAACTTTCTCGGTCAAACTACTAGCCACTGCGGAACCACGACTCCAGGCTGGTTCTCGTTTGGCCAGGGGACAGTGAGCTACGGCTACACCCTCCCCAATGTCGGTTTCTGCTAG
- a CDS encoding hypothetical protein (EggNog:ENOG503PQWY), translating into MNRVILRPVQRSFMAGTGCMPPLLPPIRPVSGVSTKRRMAFVTRKPGSTYIPKFRPGDNKLTTLIGAIFVLGGIYVFQSGRGFPNGDVAEKYLPKDVGNHRQGTVNKDYKAYNAWVTEGKKSSSVGKS; encoded by the exons ATGAACCGTGTCATCCTCCGCCCAGTTCAACGCAGCTTCATGGCCGGTACCGGctgcatgcctccgctgCTTCCTCCTATCCGTCCCGTTTCTGGTGTTTCCACCAAGAGACGCATGGCATTTGTCACTCGTAAACCAGGCTCAACCTACATTCCCAAATTCAGACCTGGAGATAACAA ACTAACAACTCTAATCGGCGCCATCTTCGTGCTTGGCGGTATCTACGTCTTTCAGTCTGGACGTGGCTTTCCCAACGGGGATGTAGCGGAGAAGTACCTGCCAAAGGATGTTGGGAACCATCGACAGGGAACGGTGAACAAGGACTACAAGGCTTACAATGCTTGGGTCACTGAAGGGAAGAAGTCATCATCTGTTGGCAAAAGCTGA
- the HNWD-pc18 gene encoding HNWD NOD-like receptor pc18 (COG:D; EggNog:ENOG503PCTP): MRLLERDDAGEIRPTKDLPSDKIPPYAILSHTWGPDEEEVSYKDLKDGRAVSKLGYNKIRFCADQAWRDGLKFFWVDTCCIDKSNSTELQEAINSMFRWYRDAAKCYVYLTDVSSYKRDADGDPSWKWAFQKCKWFTRGWTLQELIAPTSVEFFSREKARIGDRNSLERMIHDVTGIPLEALRGSPLSDFSVHDRMAWMKQRNTTREEDMAYSLFGIFDVHLPLIYGEGKEKALERLREKIGKDDGCLADLRVTDSRHDKKRIEAAKGGLLKDSYCWVLSNVQFQQWRDGDDQRLLWIKGDPGKGKTMLLCGIIDELKKSTPPGLLSFFFCQATDSRINNATAVLRGLVYLLVSQQPALISHVRRPYDHAGKKMFEDPNVWVVLCEIFTSILQDPGLKMTYLIIDALDECVTDLPQLLELITRTSCTSSPIKWIVSSRNWPDIEEQLETATQKARLSLELNAESISTAVNAFIQNRVDQLAPKTKYDANMIGKIQDYLHSHANGTFLWVALVCQALADPKVKKRHILAKLQTFPRGLDSLYARMLEQIGHSEDAELCKQILAVAAAVRRPISLDELASLIEMPDDVSDDPESLEEIVKLCGSFLIIREQTVYFVHQSAKDFLLGTASDKASNKASQEAFKLVFPTGMEDVSYIIFWRSLNVMSQKLRRDIYCLNAPGFSIDNVRVPDPDPLATIRYSCIYWIDHLRDLVSSTSSKWVHLLQDDGDIHRFLTSKYLYWLEALSLLRALPEGIDAIRQLESLLGHTIRGRLIAIVRDAYRFALSYRMIIEKAPLQAYASALVFAPTNSIIKRFFKKEEPGWISTISAVEAEWNACTQTLEGHGGWVESVAFSPDGQRLASGPHDNTIKIWDAASGTCTQTLEGHGSLVRSVAFSPDGQRVASGSHDNTIKIWDAASGTCTQTLEGHGDWVLSVAFSPDGQRVASGSHDNTIKIWDAASGTCTQTLEGHGSLVQSVAFSPDGQRVASGSCDYTIKIWDAASGTCTQTLEGHGSLVQSVAFSPDGQRVASGSCDYTIKIWDAASGTCTQTLEGHSHWVLSVAFSPDGQRVASSSSNNTIKIWDAASGTCTQTINVNSAATHLSFDHTNAYINTNIGRIQIATTTIESPNQLSSPVCYSYGLGQDYRWITCNNQNVLWLPPEYHASASAMQGCKIVLGCYSGRVIIFLFSRDV; encoded by the exons ATGCGTCTCCTGGAACGTGATGATGCCGGCGAGATCCGCCCGACGAAGGACCTGCCCAGCGACAAGATTCCGCCATATGCGATTCTTTCACACACATGGGGccccgatgaggaggaagtcaGCTACAAAGATTTAAAGGACGGCAGAGCCGTAAGCAAACTCGGCTACAACAAGATCCGGTTTTGCGCAGATCAAGCTTGGCGTGACGGGCTGAAATTCTTCTGGGTAGACACATGCTGTATCGATAAGTCCAACAGCACTGAGCTTCAGGAGGCGATCAACTCTATGTTCAGGTGGTATCGCGATGCGGCTAAGTGCTATGTCTATCTTACAGACGTCTCATCATACAAGCGAGACGCTGACGGCGATCCTAGTTGGAAATGGGCTTTTCAGAAATGCAAATGGTTTACTCGAGGATGGACCCTCCAAGAACTTATTGCTCCGACATCAGTCGAATTCTTTTCAAGGGAGAAGGCGCGCATTGGAGACAGGAACTCTCTAGAGCGAATGATCCACGACGTAACGGGAATTCCCCTCGAGGCCCTCCGAGGTAGTCCTTTGTCTGATTTCAGTGTCCATGACCGGATGGCATGGATGAAGCAACGCAATACAACACGTGAAGAAGACATGGCATACTCGCTTTTCGGTATCTTCGACGTCCATCTGCCTCTTATATACGgcgaaggaaaagagaaggcCCTTGAGCGATTGCGAGAGAAGATTGGGAAGGATGACGGCTGTCTGGCCGACCTGCGTGTCACCGACTCTCGCCACGATAAGAAGCGGATCGAAGCTGCCAAGGGCGGTCTCCTGAAAGACTCCTACTGTTGGGTTCTCAGCAACGTCCAATTCCAACAATGGCGCGACGGTGACGATCAACGGCTGCTCTGGATCAAAGGCGACcccggcaaaggcaagactatgttgctctgcggcaTCATCGACGAATTAAAAAAGTCTACACCACCTGGCCTtctatccttcttcttttgccaAGCCACCGACTCGCGCATTAATAATGCCACTGCCGTCCTCCGCGGTCTAGTCTACCTTCTTGTcagccaacaaccagcaCTCATCTCACACGTACGACGACCTTATGATCATGCAGGAAAAAAGATGTTTGAGGATCCTAACGTATGGGTTGTCCTGTGTGAGATCTTTACTAGCATTCTACAAGATCCCGGCTTGAAAATGACGTATTTGATCATCGACGCGCTTGATGAATGCGTGACAGACTTGCCgcagcttctcgagctgATCACCCGGACCTCAtgcacatcctccccaatcaaGTGGATCGTCTCGAGTCGCAATTGGCCGGATATCGAAGAGCAATTGGAAACTGCCACGCAGAAAGCGAGGCTAAGCCTCGAGCTCAACGCCGAATCTATCTCTACTGCTGTCAACGCATTTATCCAAAACAGGGTAGATCAACTGGCACCGAAAACGAAATACGATGCCAACATGATAGGCAAGATTCAGGATTACTTACACTCCCACGCAAATGGCACGTTTCTGTGGGTGGCGTTGGTCTGCCAGGCGCTCGCGGATCCAAAGGTTAAGAAGCGGCATATATTAGCAAAGTTACAGACATTTCCGCGCGGACTAGACTCTTTATATGCGCGGATGCTGGAGCAGATTGGCCATTCCGAGGATGCAGAGCTTTGCAAGCAGATTCTTGCCGTCGCCGCAGCCGTTCGCCGACCTATCAGCCTTGATGAACTCGCCTCTCTTATTGAGATGCCGGATGACGTTTCCGATGATCCGGAGTCCTTGGAAGAGATTGTTAAGCTTTGCGGCTCGTTCTTGATCATCCGAGAACAAACGGTCTATTTCGTCCACCAATCGGCCAAGGACTTTCTCCTCGGCACGGCTTCGGACAAAGCCTCCAACAAAGCTTCTCAAGAAGCTTTCAAGCTGGTTTTCCCTActgggatggaggatgtgagCTATATCATCTTCTGGAGGTCACTGAATGTTATGTCTCAGAAGCTGCGACGAGACATATACTGCTTAAATGCACCGGGATTCTCGATTGACAACGTCCGAGTGCCAGACCCGGACCCGCTAGCAACGATACGATATTCATGCATCTACTGGATTGATCATTTACGTGATTTAGTCTCTAGCACAAGCTCAAAATGGGTTCATCTTTtacaagatgatggggatatCCACAGATTCCTTACATCGAAGTATCTTTACTGGCTTGAAGCTCTTAGTCTACTCCGAGCTTTACCAGAGGGCATCGATGCCATACGACAGTTAGAGAGCTTATTG GGACATACCATTCGAGGGAGGTTAATAGCTATCGTCCGGGATGCATATCGGTTTGCGCTGTCCTACAGGATGATAATTGAGAAAGCCCCTCTTCAAGCATACGCATCAGCCCTTGTATTTGCACCGACTAACAGTATAATAAAAAGATTCttcaagaaggaagagcctGGCTGGATTAGCACAATATCAGCTGTAGAAGCGGAATGGAATGCCTGcacacagacgttagagggccatggcggctgggtcgagtcggtcgcgttctcgccggacggccagcgcTTGGCATCGGGCCCgcacgacaacaccatcaagatctgggatgcggcatcggggacctgtacacagacgttagagggccatggcagcTTGGTCCGGTCggtcgcgttctcgccggacggccagcgcgtggcatcgggctcgcacgacaacaccatcaagatctgggatgcggcatcggggacctgtacacagacgttagagggccatggcgactgGGTCTTGTCggtcgcgttctcgccggacggccagcgcgtggcatcgggctcgcacgacaacaccatcaagatctgggatgcggcatcggggacctgtacacagacgttagagggccatggcagcTTGGTCCAGTCggtcgcgttctcgccggacggccagcgcgtggcatcgggctcgTGCGActacaccatcaagatctgggatgcggcatcggggacctgtacacagacgttagagggccatggcagcTTGGTCCAGTCggtcgcgttctcgccggacggccagcgcgtggcatcgggctcgTGCGActacaccatcaagatctgggatgcggcatcggggacctgtacacagacgttagagggccatAGCCACTGGGTCTTGTCggtcgcgttctcgccggacggccagcgcgtGGCATCGAGCTcgagcaacaacaccatcaagatctgggatgcggcatcGGGGACCTGTACACAGACGATAAATGTTAATTCAGCTGCTACCCATCTATCGTTCGACCATACCAACGCTTACATTAATACGAATATCGGGCGTATCCAAATAGCCACGACTACCATAGAAAGTCCGAATCAGCTAAGTAGTCCGGTGTGTTATTCGTATGGTTTAGGACAAGACTACCGCTGGATTACTTGCAATAACCAGAACGTGTTATGGTTGCCACCAGAATATCATGCAAGCGCTTCTGCTATGCAAGGATGCAAAATAGTTCTTGGTTGTTACTCAGGGCGTGTTATaatatttttattttctcgAGATGTTTGA